The following are from one region of the Prionailurus bengalensis isolate Pbe53 chromosome A2, Fcat_Pben_1.1_paternal_pri, whole genome shotgun sequence genome:
- the TAS2R4 gene encoding taste receptor type 2 member 4, with the protein MHQILFLSALTVSAILNFVGLLVNLFIVVVNYRTWVQSHRISSSNRILFSLGVTRFIMLGLFLLNIIYLFTSPHVERSVHLSTFFLLCWMFLESTSLWLVTLLNALYCVKITDFQHSVFLLLKRKLSPKIPRLLLACVLISAFSTLLYVVLTQTSPFPEFLTGSNGTVCDINKSILSLVTSLVLGSFLQFIMNVTSASLLIHSLRRHIQKMQKNTTDFWNPQTEAHMGAMKLMIYFLILYIPYSLATLLQYLPSVRMDLGATSICMIISTFYPPGHSVLIILTHPKLKTKAKKILCFNIWWNFSSK; encoded by the coding sequence ATGCATCAGATACTCTTCTTATCTGCTCTTACTGTCTCAGCAATTTTGAATTTTGTAGGACTCCTTGTAAATCTGTTTATCGTAGTGGTCAACTACAGAACTTGGGTCCAAAGCCACAGAATCTCCTCTTCTAATAGGATCCTGTTCAGCTTGGGCGTCACCAGATTTATTATGCTAGGACTGTTTCTCCTGAACATTATCTACCTGTTCACCTCTCCACATGTCGAAAGGTCAGTCCACCTATCCACTTTTTTCCTGTTGTGTTGGATGTTTTTGGAGTCTACTAGTCTCTGGCTTGTAACCTTGCTCAATGCCTTGTACTGCGTGAAGATTACTGACTTCCAACACTCAGTATTCCTCCTGCTGAAACGAAAGCTGTCCCCAAAGATCCCCAGGCTGCTGCTGGCCTGCGTGCTGATCTCTGCCTTCTCCACTCTCCTGTATGTTGTGCTCACACAGACATCACCCTTTCCTGAGTTTCTGACTGGGAGCAATGGTACAGTATGTGACATCAATAAGAGCATCTTGTCTTTGGTGACCTCCTTGGTCCTGGGCTCCTTTCTCCAGTTCATCATGAATGTGACTTCTGCTTCCTTGTTAATACATTCCTTGAGGAGACATATAcagaagatgcagaaaaacacCACTGATTTTTGGAATCCCCAGACTGAAGCTCATATGGGTGCTATGAAGCTAATGATCTATTTCCTCATCCTCTACATTCCATATTCACTTGCTACCCTGCTACAGTATCTCCCTTCCGTACGGATGGATTTGGGAGCCACATCCATCTGTATGATTATTTCCACCTTTTATCCTCCAGGACATTCTGTTCTCATTATTCTCACACATcctaaactgaaaacaaaagcaaagaagatTCTTTGTTTCAACATATGGTGGAATTTCAGTAGTAAATAG